One Rhipicephalus microplus isolate Deutch F79 chromosome 4, USDA_Rmic, whole genome shotgun sequence genomic window carries:
- the LOC119171985 gene encoding SAC3 domain-containing protein 1 yields MLVCSHVNFPHSPRRHASEARASTRSSAGQLEMRAGRGRGRARCDRRQTGHGDGSDAPRAATIAGTCVDMCPPRERQWREKERLLHPFEIIDGTESDARPKADRNKAIKQFSRSAAGQREATSDELRPPDVLLKTTAYLMRMIAPSCRGDSWTDTYHFVWDRLWAVRQDMTIQGLNGGECIKILEQAVRFYVYSAFRCFEEDMNAFDPHINNQHLQECLKRLLVQYQQFAVDQCGNRPEMEAIYILHNLGSFDALAHAMTLPKEIRNHSLVKISLDTSLAHRKGNFVRVLRNYKALRPILACALHSHLELIRRTALQVMAVAFSSQNCKFPLSTLGRWLGCSENTARELCHLYQLPVQDSEVKFLKGRGDFTLKQSKKHRDSALVKVLTKSDISTLLCPDDERQPCQGS; encoded by the exons ATGCTGGTGTGTAGCCACGTTAACTTCCCGCACAGCCCACGAAGACACGCGTCGGAGGCCCGTGCTTCCACTAGATCCTCAGCCGGGCAGCTCGAAATGCGAGCGGGCAGAGGAAGAGGCCGTGCGAGATGCGACCGACGTCAAACGGGGCACGGCGATGGCAGCGATGCTCCTCGAGCGGCAACGATCGCAGGGACGTGCGTGGACATGTGTCCGCCGCGAGAACGCCAGTG GCGTGAAAAAGAACGTCTCCTCCATCCTTTCGAGATCATCGATGGCACGGAAAGCGACGCTCG GCCTAAGGCTGACAGGAACAAAGCCATCAAGCAATTCTCCAGATCGGCTGCCGGACAGAGGGAGGCTACTTCCGATGAACTTAGGCCACCAGATGTATTGCTCAAGACAACAGCTTACCTAATGCGCAT GATTGCACCATCATGTCGTGGAGACAGCTGGACTGACACATACCACTTCGTGTGGGACAGATTGTGGGCTGTGCGCCAGGATATGACCATCCAAGGTCTCAACGGTGGCGAGTGCATCAAAATACTGGAACAGGCTGTGCGTTTTTACGTCTATTCAGCCTTCAG GTGCTTCGAAGAAGATATGAATGCTTTTGATCCTCACATCAACAACCAACACCTACAGGAATGTTTGAAGCGCCTGTTAGTTCAGTACCAGCAGTTCGCTGTAGACCAGTGTGGGAACAGACCAGAAATGGAAGCCATCTACATTCTTCACAACCTGGGATCGTTTGATGCTCTAGCTCATGCGATGACTCTTCCAAAGGAAATAAG GAACCACAGTTTGGTCAAGATTTCACTGGACACAAGCCTGGCGCACAGAAAAGGAAACTTTGTTCGAGTTCTGAGAAACTACAAGGCCCTTCGTCCTATTCTTGCTTGCGCTTTGCACTCACATTTGGAGCTTATTAGGAG AACAGCACTGCAGGTTATGGCGGTGGCTTTCAGCTCCCAGAATTGCAAGTTTCCTCTGTCCACACTAGGCCGCTGGCTCGGCTGCTCTGAGAACACTGCAAGAGAACTGTGCCATCTCTACCAGCTACCAGTCCAGGACTCTGAAGTCAAGTTTCTCAAAGGTCGTGGAGATTTCACATTGAAACAA TCCAAGAAGCACCGTGATTCAGCCCTCGTGAAGGTCTTGACTAAAAGTGACATCAGCACTTTACTTTGTCCAGATGACGAAAGACAACCATGTCAAGGGAGCTGA